From a single Bryobacter aggregatus MPL3 genomic region:
- the rplC gene encoding 50S ribosomal protein L3, whose amino-acid sequence MSPGILGKKIGMTQIFRADGQVVPVTLVKAGPCVVTQRKTPATDGYDAIQVGLMEYVKPARINKPATGHLKKAGTDGVRYSREFKLRQGSGDFKAGDKITAEDFKPNEKIDVIGISKGRGFQGVVKRHNFRGGPGGHGSMFHRAPGSIGASSFPSRVFPGMKMGGHMGTDTVTVRNLEIVEVDTEENVIMVKGALPGANGSYVMIRRARVGS is encoded by the coding sequence ATGAGCCCAGGAATTTTAGGTAAAAAAATCGGCATGACGCAGATCTTCCGCGCCGATGGGCAGGTAGTCCCTGTCACATTGGTGAAGGCCGGACCCTGCGTTGTAACGCAACGCAAGACCCCCGCCACGGATGGTTACGACGCCATTCAGGTCGGACTGATGGAGTACGTCAAGCCGGCTAGAATCAACAAGCCCGCGACGGGCCACCTGAAGAAGGCTGGCACGGACGGCGTACGCTATAGCCGCGAGTTCAAGCTGCGTCAAGGCAGTGGCGACTTCAAAGCTGGCGACAAGATTACGGCCGAAGACTTCAAGCCGAACGAGAAGATCGACGTGATCGGGATCTCGAAGGGCCGCGGGTTCCAGGGCGTTGTCAAACGCCACAACTTCCGCGGCGGTCCGGGCGGCCACGGTTCGATGTTCCATCGCGCCCCTGGTTCGATCGGCGCCTCGAGCTTCCCCTCACGTGTCTTTCCGGGCATGAAGATGGGTGGCCACATGGGGACTGACACGGTGACCGTACGCAATCTCGAGATTGTGGAAGTAGACACCGAAGAGAACGTGATCATGGTGAAGGGCGCGCTGCCCGGAGCAAATGGCTCCTATGTCATGATCCGTCGCGCAAGGGTGGGGAGCTAA